The following coding sequences are from one Verrucosispora sp. WMMD573 window:
- the arc gene encoding proteasome ATPase, producing the protein MARSDDADSRAARWEKEAHDLSTQVAFLQEELALVRRKLTESPRHVRQLEERLAATQAQLARLTENNERLVSTLKEARAQIVTLKEEIDRLAQPPSGYGVFLARHDDGTVDVFTGGRKLRVAVSPSLDVDELRRGQEVLLNDALNIVDAFGYERVGEVVMLKEILAGPEGAPGDRALVVSHSDEERIVHLAETLIGSPIRAGDSLMIEPRSAYAYERIPKSEVEELVLEEVPDVDYTDIGGLHSQIEQIRDAVELPFLHADLFREHQLRPPKGILLYGPPGCGKTLIAKAVANSLAKKIAERRGEEKHTSFFLNIKGPELLNKYVGETERHIRLIFQRAREKAGEGTPVIVFFDEMDSVFRTRGSGVSSDVENTIVPQLLSEIDGVEGLENVIVIGASNREDMIDPAILRPGRLDVKIKIERPDAEAAKDIFSKYILSGLPLHADDLAEHGSDPQATVAAMIDAVVLRMYSETEENRFLEVTYANGDKEVLYFKDFNSGAMIQNIVDRGKKMAIKEFLTSGRKGLRLQHLLDACVDEFRENEDLPNTTNPDDWARISGKKGERIVYIRTLVSGGKGAEAGRSIETASNTGQYL; encoded by the coding sequence GTGGCACGCAGCGACGACGCGGACTCGCGCGCCGCACGGTGGGAGAAGGAGGCCCACGATCTCTCCACGCAGGTCGCGTTCCTTCAAGAGGAACTCGCTCTGGTGCGGCGCAAGTTGACCGAGAGCCCCCGACACGTCCGGCAGCTCGAAGAGCGGCTGGCCGCCACCCAGGCGCAGTTGGCGCGGCTGACCGAGAACAACGAACGGCTCGTGAGCACCCTCAAGGAGGCTCGCGCGCAGATCGTGACGCTCAAGGAGGAGATCGACCGGCTCGCTCAACCCCCAAGTGGCTACGGCGTCTTCCTGGCCCGGCACGACGACGGCACGGTCGACGTCTTCACCGGCGGACGGAAACTGCGCGTGGCCGTCTCGCCCTCGCTCGACGTCGACGAGCTGCGACGCGGCCAGGAGGTCCTGCTCAACGACGCGCTCAACATCGTCGACGCGTTCGGCTACGAGCGGGTTGGCGAGGTGGTCATGCTCAAGGAGATCCTCGCCGGTCCCGAAGGCGCGCCGGGTGACCGGGCGCTGGTGGTCTCGCACTCCGACGAGGAACGCATCGTGCACCTGGCCGAGACCCTGATCGGCAGTCCGATCCGGGCCGGTGACTCGCTCATGATCGAACCGCGTTCGGCGTACGCGTACGAGCGGATCCCCAAGAGCGAGGTCGAGGAACTCGTGCTGGAGGAGGTGCCGGACGTCGACTACACCGACATCGGCGGCCTGCACTCCCAGATCGAGCAGATCCGCGACGCGGTGGAACTGCCGTTCCTGCACGCCGACCTGTTCCGCGAGCACCAGCTGCGCCCGCCGAAGGGCATCCTGCTCTACGGCCCGCCCGGCTGCGGCAAGACGCTGATCGCCAAGGCGGTCGCCAACTCACTCGCCAAGAAGATCGCCGAGCGGCGGGGCGAGGAGAAGCACACCAGCTTCTTCCTCAACATCAAGGGCCCCGAGCTGCTCAACAAGTACGTCGGCGAGACCGAGCGGCACATCCGACTGATCTTTCAGCGAGCCCGGGAGAAGGCCGGCGAAGGCACCCCGGTGATCGTCTTCTTCGACGAGATGGACTCGGTCTTCCGCACCCGCGGCTCCGGTGTCTCCTCCGACGTGGAGAACACCATCGTGCCGCAGTTGCTCAGTGAGATCGACGGCGTCGAAGGGCTGGAGAACGTCATCGTCATCGGCGCCTCCAACCGGGAAGACATGATCGACCCGGCGATCCTGCGTCCGGGACGACTCGACGTGAAGATCAAGATCGAGCGTCCGGACGCCGAGGCGGCCAAGGACATCTTCTCCAAGTACATCCTCTCCGGCCTGCCGCTGCACGCCGACGACCTGGCCGAACACGGCAGCGACCCCCAGGCCACCGTTGCCGCCATGATCGACGCAGTGGTGCTGCGGATGTACTCGGAGACGGAGGAGAACCGCTTCCTGGAGGTCACCTACGCCAACGGTGACAAGGAGGTCCTGTACTTCAAGGACTTCAACTCCGGCGCGATGATCCAGAACATCGTCGACCGGGGCAAGAAGATGGCCATCAAGGAGTTCCTCACCTCCGGACGCAAGGGGCTGCGCCTGCAGCACCTACTCGACGCCTGCGTCGACGAGTTCCGCGAGAACGAGGACCTGCCCAACACCACGAACCCGGACGACTGGGCTCGCATCTCCGGCAAGAAGGGCGAGCGGATCGTCTACATCCGCACGCTCGTCTCCGGCGGCAAGGGCGCCGAGGCCGGACGCTCCATCGAGACCGCCAGCAACACCGGTCAGTACCTCTGA